Below is a window of Anabas testudineus chromosome 10, fAnaTes1.2, whole genome shotgun sequence DNA.
CAATAGTGATTGTTGGTGATCTGGAAAGTTAtagaagcagaaaacagaaatatgattAATTCATATGAAAGATGACGCATGTATGATGACAAGGGACGTCACAACAACGCGCTCTCCGATTGGCTGAACTACTTCCTGTTTCCCGTCGTCCATTCACACACGTGAAGGTCAGTAATAGATCTACAAGGCATTCATTATTCGTCATATTGGTCTTGAGACCTCTGTTTTAGCTAGCTATGGACGGCCAGGGAGCTACATCCGACCCTCAACTTCAGCAGTTTATCGAGGTTGAGTCTCAAAAGCAAAGATTTCAACAGCTGGTGCATCAAATGACTGAGGTTTGCTGGGTAAGATTAGCTTCAAGCTAGTAGCAGCGCAGCGCTGCAGTTAGCTCTTTACATACGTGTCGATAGCAGCTGTCATTTAGCttgaattacatttaaattaaagttacacGTGTGTGTTTCGTTTGTTGTGGACAAATAACGACTTCgaaataacaaatattacatttgtgaCACCAGCAGTTGGCATGTTACTGTGTAACGAAGAGTGTTGTAAGAGGTAAAACAAACCGTTTACGTTAGTTTAAGTAACGTCCGGatattacactgtaaaaatactgcattaaaACTACTTCAATAAAAGCATCTACAGTCCAGAAAATATACTTAAGACCAATAAAAGGTCTTAACGatatacattaaaaatgtatgtggcTGTActgctacatacagtattatcacTACCTTCTCGCATTAAACTTTAACACTTCTAGTTTTCCTCAtgggacatatatatatatatatatatacacacacacacacatataggaAAAACATGAAACGTCTTCAAATGTCATGTGATCTGTTGAACTTTGCCTAAACTGATGTGTGTCCGTCTCTGTCTCCAGGAAAAATGTATGGATAAACCTGGGCCGAAGCTGGACTCGAGGACAGAAGTGTGTTTCGTTAACTGTGTGGAGCGATTTATCGACACCAGCCAGTTTATCCTAAACAGACTGGAACAGACTCAGCGGAGCAGAGGATCTTTCTCTGAGAGCATGTCAGACTAAAAACTATCACTAAAAGGACTGACAAGACACGTGGTCCCTGCTCTGTGACGAGGCTGTCTGGTCCTGGTCTGTACAGTATGGCACAGAACTGTC
It encodes the following:
- the timm8a gene encoding mitochondrial import inner membrane translocase subunit Tim8 A, whose protein sequence is MDGQGATSDPQLQQFIEVESQKQRFQQLVHQMTEVCWEKCMDKPGPKLDSRTEVCFVNCVERFIDTSQFILNRLEQTQRSRGSFSESMSD